The window ctctctctctctctctctctccctttcctttccaccctctctctgtttcctctctttccttcttgctgactctctctctctgtccacccccccaccccccccaccccccccacaaacacgcaACCAATGCCCCGGGCCTCGGCAcgctcccccctcccactcccccccgtctcccccgtctccccccctcccactcccacccCGTCCCGGGGCAGTAAATGTCACCAGAGCCCCGCTCTGCCCCTCAGTCCACAGACAGCGTTTTATTCCCCACCTTTTATAAGAACCGGCGCTCCCATTTCatcgcccccccctccttttacGACGTGCCAAAGACCTTTTCCTCCCCCGTTTCGTGGACCATCGGATATCGTCCGCTGTTTTACACCATGTAGCCCCGTGCATGTTACCTGTGCTGATCCTCATTCCAGGACTGAGTCATCGTCCTCTGAGTCGACCGCGTTATATCGTCAACGTGAAGTTCACGAGGTTTCTGACACCACAGGCAGGATCACTGCCGGCGGGTCAGACGTGTCGGAGATATTTAGCTGGATTCTAAATTCAAGCTGCCTTCTGAAACTCTTTCAGCTTCACGGCTCTGAGAGCCCACTCGCAGGAAGCTGGACTAAACAAGGATCTCCACTCAGAGCAGCTGACGGAGACGAGGCCAGAGCCTTGGGGGCAGAGGACAAGGGGCCCATGGCGTAGGGATACTGCACGGAGCAGGGTCAGGGCACAGAGCAGAGACCTGCGCGGTCTAATCTGGTGGTGACAACTTGATTGATCTCCTCATCAATGCCTCCTCACacgcctcctctccctgcctccagccACACCAGGACGAAGGGGCTTCTTTTTATGGAGCCCCGGGGGTCTCCTGGCCGCGGGGCTTCGGTCTGGCGGACGCCTCGCTCTGCCCCGTCTGTACGGCAGGTGCGAGGCGGACAGGTTGGCTCTGAGATGTGTCTGGACCCGATCCTGCTCCAGTCAGCGGCTTCATCAATCTCCCACAGCCCCGCTTATAAAGGAGCTAGTGTGAGGTTCTCTGAACTTGCCGCGTGCCAGAGCAAGCTGTCAGGATAAAGTAACAGACCCTGCCTAGCACCATACAGACAGTGCCAGTCGATGCCAGAGCAAGCTGTCAGGATAAAGTAACAGACCCTGCCTGGCACCATACAGACAGTGCCAGTCGATGCCAGAGCAAGCTGTCAGGATAAAGTGACAGACCCTGCTTGGCACCATACAGACAGTGCCAGTCGATGCCAGAGCGAGCTGTCAGGATAAAGTGACAGACCCTGCCTGGCACCATACAGACAGTGCCAGTCGATGCCAGAGCAAGCTGTCAATGTGTCATAGAGTGGCTTCCTGGTGAGTTCTGGACCCAGCCTATCCACAGCTGCAGACTACGAGCCCTGCAGCCAGCAGACTGGAGATATCTTCATGGAAACCCAAGACTTCCCTTCAGGTAAAAAAACATGGATGTGTGTATTCCTCATTAAAATGTTAAGATGTGATCGTGGTGTCGGAAGTTCACCCATGCCAGGTTCTAGTTCCTGTCTGAGTCATTGAACATTGCGATGGTCACATGACTGGTTTTTATTTGATCACGTGATGTACGTTGCGACATTATGCTGATGATTGTTTTTGCTGCTTGATATGTCTCATAATAAAGTTAAGCAAAGTACGTTCAATCCCATCTATTTTTGTTATATCTACCTTTCTAACATCACAAACAAAATGTGATTCCCATCatgtaaataaacacacattctcacaattTCCTCACAGCAAAGGCAGACAAAAAGACAGAGCTGGTTGACTAAGACCGATCGCGAACATTCACGATTATATTTCCCCAAACCGTTCAGACGAACAGTTTGGTGTGGCACGTATTGCAGTACGGCTTCCCATCCTGCTCCTTGAACACCCCCTGGTTGAGCTGGCGGAGGCAGAACGCACAGACAAAGTGCTCGGGGTGGAACTTGCGCGCCATGGCGGAGATGCAGCGGCCCGCGATGGGCTTCTCGCACCCCCCGCACAGGGTGCCCTGGCGGGAGTGGTAGTGGAGCGAGCACAGGGGGCGCCCGTCCATCTCCAGGAAACAGCCGTCCCTAAAGGGCTGGAGGcagtcctggagggaggggggtggaggggggggggtgaggatgagggagaaagagaggcagagggaagggagggaggggggggagaggatgagggagaaagagaggcagagggaagggagggggagggagggaggaggggggagggggaggatgagggagaaagagaggcagagggaaggagggggagggaggggggggagaggcagagggaagggagggggagggagggggggggagaggatgagggagaaagagaggcagagggaagggagggggagggaggggggagggaggatgagggaaaaagagaggcagagggaagggaggggagggagggggggaggggggggaggatgagggagaaagagaggcagagggaagggagggagggggagaagaaacaggagaagaagaagaagagcagaGCCAGTTTTATTGAGACTTCAACAGTGGCACAGTAGCTGCTGAGAGCGTTTAGGAACGAACATACACAGTATATATAGTGAAGGTGTTTGTGGATGGAAGCTCAGATCGTTGTGTGACGCGGGGAGAAAGACTCACAGCACAGACAAAGCAGTCTGGGTGCCAGGTGCCGTTGGCAGCAGTCAGGTAGTTATCCCTCACTGGCTTCCCACAACCTGAGCACTTAGGGGAAAAGAGATCGTAGAAATCTTTGATGCAGTACGGTTTCCCATCTTTCTCCTGGTAGCctagtagacacacacagtagacacacacgtacacagacacagtcgtacatggacacacacacacacacacacacacagacacagactatAGTCAGTGCGGTCTTGCACGTCACGTCCTCAGACAGTGGTGTTTATGATGCGTTTAGACCTTCAGTCCACCGGGGGTCAGCATCTCACCTTCTGGACCAAACACGTCTCCACAGTGGGCACAGAAGAAGTGCTCGGGGTGCCAGGAACAGTCCATGGCAGTCAGGATGTTCTGATCACAGAAAAGACCAAAGACAAAGGCAAAGACCAAAATCGGGCAGTAAAAAATGTCAGCTAACAGCAAAGCATGTCAGCTAACAGCAAATACTGTACATCATAAATACTTCTATTAATATAGtgtacattgatatgtggattgGATGGTTGGTAGATAGATTCATTGATGTATTTGGTTGATCCATACGGGGTTGTGATCCGTACAGTACCCACTGCGCACCATCCTTGTGAAGTACCTGCAGAATGGGCCCCTTGCAGTAGGCACAGCGAGGGGAGAAGAGTTGATGGTAGTCGTGTTCGCAGTAGGCCTTGCCGTCCCTCTCGAAGAAGCCAGACAGCTCCGTCTTACACACTACGCACACAAAGTGCTCAGGGTGCCACGCCTCTCCCAGCGCCGAGATCATCTGAGGAGGACACGTGTCAGAAGGGATACAGGAAGTTCACTGGTTTCACTGTGTTGTTTTCAATGTTGAGATTGGCTCTGGGTTGCGGTAAGGGCAAAGAGGCGAgtaggggtgaagtgccttgcccaaggacacaacgtcattcgcgcggccggaatcgaaccggcaaccatctgattaatagcccgattccctaaccgctcagccgtctGACCCCCGTGTTCAGTCGGGAGGTTCACCTTTCCCACAATGCTCTTGCCACAGGAGGCACAGTGACCCTTGGCGGTGGTGTGGACGCCCATCTTCTCCATGTCCGAGTTCAGGTCCCCCAGGAGGTTATCGATGGCGTCCACCTTTCTGCCTGGAGACGTTGTGGTCAGACTGGAGCtcttctcatcccctcctccatctttcccttgGTCGGTCTTTTTCACGCTCTTTTTTTGGGTGAGCGGGGGCGGAGTCTCTGGACAGTTGCTTCCTGAAAGCTAGAAAGGATGAAGACAACTACTTTTTGAGCCTGTTTTTATAGACATGCCACCACTTTGAATACGAGTGCATTCATTTGACTTGCTTGtactgccctctgctgtttGATGGAATTATGTTCTTTAAAAACCCCTACAGTGTTATTTATAATGTAATAATATTGATGTGTTCAATCACACCGACTCTCACGTGCGAAGTCCTTCTTTCATAAACCCCGCCTGAGCCAGCTCGACAACCGACAAAGCCAGCAGGTGGACGGCGAGGGTGGACCGCGAGGGTGGACGGCTAGGGTGGTCGCCGGCGAGGAGTGAGTTGAATCAACATgacacactcacctcctgaCCCAGGCCCAGGAGGTCCTGCATGATGGAGTCCAGCTCCCTGGTAGCCGAGGCTGGGCTCAGAGGGGAGGCCTCCACCGGAGCTGGCAGCTTGCtggggcagacagagagacggaggggagaggagggtaacAGGAGAGGCCAGGACCCAACTGGGAACCAGTAGCTGCCATCTGAGTGGGGTGTATGTGGTGGGGGTCTGGTAGTGAATGGTTATGTGTGGTAGTGTGAGGTAGTGGTTGAGTGTGGTAGTGAATGGTAGAGTGGTAGTGGGAGGTAGTGAATGGTAGAGTGTGATAGTGGGAGGTAGTGAATGGTAGAGTGTGATAGTGTGGGAGGTAAAGAAAATGTCTCAGAGAAACAGACCTTTCTGCTACTGTCTCACCTGTACACATTAGTGCTGCCTGACCCCTTTCCTCTCAGTGAAAtcatctgctgaatgaatacattACAGAGACTGATGTCAGTTCCAGTTAGTAATTCACAGCAGGTTATAACCAGTTCAACAACTGGTTATAAACACAATGGTTCAAGGCCCACAATTCCCTGGTAAATGTCCAAAATGTATTTCAACACCTGGTTATAACTGTGGGCGGCTgtgtcatcacttcctgtcctgctggTCTGCAGGCCTGGTTCAGATCCGGTTGGATTTAGGACCAGCTCCTCCAACAGAAGATCTGTCGcacgattaaaaaaaatatatagagtcagatggctgagcggttagggaatcgggctgctaataagaaggttgccggttcgattctcggctgttcgaaatgacgttgtgtccttgggcaaggcacttcaccctacttgcctccggggaatgtccctgtacttactgtaattcgctctggataagagtgtctgctaaatgactaaatgtatatatatatatcagcaCTTCAAGGTACCCTATTGCATAAAGTGTGTTGCAGTTGTTGCAGATGATTTGTTCCTGTTTCCTCAGGAAGTGGTTGCAAAGGTTAGGCTACTAACAAGATCACAGAAGTGAAACCAAATTTGCCTGAATCTTTACTTTTTGACTCTTACAATTAAAAATGGTCTTCCCAGTGAATGTTAAGGCAACAGTTATGGGTggggatttttattattatatatattgcaATCATTTATTATTATAGAGGTTATCTTCTATGCTGTTGAGCATCCCAATTCGTCTAACATTGACGTTGATGAAATAGTGAAATAGTGAAGCTGTGAATATTAATAATGAAAACAATCACAAGTCTTTCAACATCTGTATCCTAGTGTGAACTTTAACTGAAATATAGTTCAAATTAGATATTTTGGAGACAGCTCAATAATGTCAAGTCAGTCAACCTCCATATAAACTCTATAAGTTTACAGAGCACAATTTCATGGCTGAGCTATCTCACTTTTGTGTTCATCAACTTAATTCTGAAACACATTGTCATCGGGTTTTCTACAAGTTCTATATTTAAGCTACCATACATTACAATAACTGAGCGTATGAAACACTTACCAAGCTCATCCATGCTTGCTTTGTCTGAGGATATGAGTCTATGATGGACTACGTGATTGTTAGGGAGTGCATGCATGTGCGCGCGTGTGACAGTGCCTTCCGCAGTAATCTCTTCATTTTTTTTAGATAGGCTACTGGCAGTAAAGTTTTTTCTTGAGTAGGCCTATGTATTACCATCCTCATGGGCCTTATGACTGCTGGTGCCGCTCGGTCCAATCTTTCTTATTCATAAATGTTTAAGAGTAGTCCCTCAATTCATGAGTTAATCATTGCTGTTTATAAGTACATTTACGTTCATTCTCTTCATTCTATTAATAGCCTAAATGTGGTTGTTGTACACTGTATGTGACGTGTGTACACAGATAACTAGGCCTGTACACCAGGCAGATGATAGCCTACGGTTTACAATTAAAATTAGAACAAAGGCTATAATTTGTGAGATTACAGCAGGCTACCCAACGAAATTATGATGGCAGTTGAACAAACTGCTCATTCTTAATAACAGAGTGAAGTTGCCTAATATGGAACATACACACGTTTTTAGACCAGCTCAGCCCGGAGGGGCGGAGTTTTCTGCTTTTGAATGGTTCTAATTCGTCCCACGGAAGGAAGAAAGATCCGCCTACTCGGGTCATTCAGTGTTCCAAAACATTAACACGGGTTGTTTGCTTTCCGTTTAATTCGTTTTTTTGTTTAGCTTTAAAGCGACTGTGCGGTATTATAGGCTTCTTTAAAATCGCAATACGGTAGGCTACCATGTTATTGTAATCCGAAAATCACACAAAACAGCATTGTTCCAGTTTACCAGAAATTATGTCGGGAGAGATCTTAAAACGGTAACACAAGATGGAGAGTGGGCCCCTCTAAAATTCAATGCACCGCTGCCAAGCTAACCTTTCTGATCGATATAGTTGTTGTCCAAGGTAAGGCGCAAGAACGTGTGTTATGGTTTAACGTCAATACCTGTTACTGACAGGAACGTTCGTCGTGGCATCAGTTATTTATAGCCTTGGCAGTTGGAAATAGAACCTAGCTACTGTATAACCTATTAGGAAAACATCTTATGACACTTGATTACATTTTCTATTAAGTTATGATTTGtttttaatttgtgtttttgAAGAATCGGTAATTTGTGATTTAACCCATTGTTGCTTGACAATGACGGACAGAAAAAGAGGCCAGATATGGCGACCGACCCGTCGGCAACTTCTCCCCGGGTAGAGCAGCGTCGCCAGCggaggagagagctggatgcCAGGAGGAGTAAATGTCGGGTGCGTCTGGGGTCTAGCCAGCAGAGTTGGGGTCAACTGAAAGACAGTCTCGGCTTCTCTCTACACTCCGAGTTGGCGCGTCATCTACTGGATAGGTTTGACCTCAAACGCTACTCTTTCCCtgcaaaataaaatacagtttaTGGTAAACTTTCTACACAttcatgtgtgtttttctcccttTTCTCAGCTATGTTTCCAACGTGTGCTCCAGTTGCTCAGGTAATGGATTGACTGATGACACTTTGTCGGAGACAAGTCAGATTTTTCTTTCTTGCATGAAAACATGCATAATATGTCTCCTCGTGTACAGGCTATGGGTTGCTTGCAAAGATAAACAAACCGTGTACTTTTTCCGTCTAGGTGGTGCAAAGGAGAACGCAGTTGTGACCTCAAACGAGTCATTGCACGCTCTCATCCTGCTGGTTCACCATCATGGGCAGCAttgccccttccctccctccccacagccaGGCCCTGCTGAGCAGGGTGAAACACCTGGACCCCAGGACCCGGCGCAGGAACGAGCGCCCAGAAGAAGGCGTGGCAGGAAACGTGTAAAGCCTGGTACGGTCGGGACAGACTCCGCCCCTCCCAGAGGGTCGTGGGACCAGGAGACGGAACCATCACCTTATGTGTCGGAggcagagctgtgtttgggctACGTCTGTGAAAAGGGTCATCTGCTCTCGTGGAGTCCCCGGCAGGGGGGACGTGGAGCGGGTTGCGGCCCAGACTCTGGGCCTGGGGGTGACGTGACAAGCCCCATCCCCTCTGCTCCGAGCGGGCCTGGAAGGCGTCGGGGGAGAGGGCTGAGGGCGATGGCTCCCAACCAGGGTGCAGGTCGGGGTGTGAGG is drawn from Osmerus mordax isolate fOsmMor3 unplaced genomic scaffold, fOsmMor3.pri Scaffold_256, whole genome shotgun sequence and contains these coding sequences:
- the lpxn gene encoding leupaxin isoform X1; translation: MDELDLLLEELVLNPTGSEPGLQTSRTGSDDTAAHSYNQQMISLRGKGSGSTNVYSKLPAPVEASPLSPASATRELDSIMQDLLGLGQELSGSNCPETPPPLTQKKSVKKTDQGKDGGGDEKSSSLTTTSPGRKVDAIDNLLGDLNSDMEKMGVHTTAKGHCASCGKSIVGKMISALGEAWHPEHFVCVVCKTELSGFFERDGKAYCEHDYHQLFSPRCAYCKGPILQNILTAMDCSWHPEHFFCAHCGDVFGPEGYQEKDGKPYCIKDFYDLFSPKCSGCGKPVRDNYLTAANGTWHPDCFVCADCLQPFRDGCFLEMDGRPLCSLHYHSRQGTLCGGCEKPIAGRCISAMARKFHPEHFVCAFCLRQLNQGVFKEQDGKPYCNTCHTKLFV
- the lpxn gene encoding leupaxin isoform X2; the encoded protein is MDELDLLLEELVLNPTGSEPGLQTSRTGSDDTAAHSYNQMISLRGKGSGSTNVYSKLPAPVEASPLSPASATRELDSIMQDLLGLGQELSGSNCPETPPPLTQKKSVKKTDQGKDGGGDEKSSSLTTTSPGRKVDAIDNLLGDLNSDMEKMGVHTTAKGHCASCGKSIVGKMISALGEAWHPEHFVCVVCKTELSGFFERDGKAYCEHDYHQLFSPRCAYCKGPILQNILTAMDCSWHPEHFFCAHCGDVFGPEGYQEKDGKPYCIKDFYDLFSPKCSGCGKPVRDNYLTAANGTWHPDCFVCADCLQPFRDGCFLEMDGRPLCSLHYHSRQGTLCGGCEKPIAGRCISAMARKFHPEHFVCAFCLRQLNQGVFKEQDGKPYCNTCHTKLFV